A part of Myxococcus landrumus genomic DNA contains:
- a CDS encoding amidohydrolase family protein gives MKRLTSALCVALLVPGALVAAQPAATPPAARQDPPPAPKKKDDAAREAGRAVEVNPHAPAVAEGPGEEKDKDAWKVDAPGFPAKQVDIDVTEGTWMNLDVSPTGDELVFDLLGDIYVLPLTGGEARAVTSGVAWDMQPRYSPDGKSIAFTSDRGGGDNIWVMKRDGSDAKAVTQEKFRLLNSPAWSPDGQFIVARKHFTARRSLGAGEVWMYHRSGGDGVQLTERANDQKDLGEPAFSPDGRFVYFSQDITPGKTFEYNKDPNAEIYAIQRLDLETKEIDPFVSGPGGSIRPTPSRDGKQLAFIRRVRTKSVLYVADVASGAERPLYDGLDRDMQETWAIHGVYPTMAWTRDDKAIVFWAGGKLQRVDVATKKVTPIPFHVKGTRTIFEAVRTPRAVAPERFDTKMLRWVQVSPKADRVVFQSLGKLYVKELPNGAPRRLTKQEDHLEFYPSFSRDGRSIVYSTWDDEKLGAVRLAPATGGEGKVLTSRPGYYVEPALSPDGKTLVYRATGDGYLMPGLWSREMGLFAQPVSGGAARRLVRDGAQPHFGVRSDRVYFLHVESKEREDVRSLKSVGLDGGEERTHLTSAEATELRVSPDERWVAFRENFNAYITAFPKGAKAATVGPDAKAMPVAKVSRDAGEYLHWSGDSKSLHWALGPELFTRELKQSFSFMEGAPEKLPEAPKKGVDLSFQVKADVPEGTVALVGGRVITMKGDEVIEQGVVVVRGNRIVAVGPVGKVQVPAGAKVVDVKGKTLMPGLVDVHWHGSMGADGLMPEQSWVHAASLAFGVTTLHDPSNSSEEVFAASEMGKAGALTAPRIFSTGTILYGAAGVGYRAPIETLDDARSHLRRMKAMGAFSVKSYNQPRRDQRQKVLQAARELDMLVVPEGGSLLQHNLTMVVDGHTGVEHAIPVARIYADVRQLWGKSGTGYTPTLGVAYGGNWGENYWYQKTNVWEDDRLLSFVPRRVVDSRSRRRMMVPDDEVNHIDAAKVARELNDAGVNVQLGAHGQREGLAAHWELWMFGQGGMKPLQALRAGTLGGARYLGMDKDLGSLEEGKLADLIVLDKNPLENLGNSRTVHFTMVNGRLFDAATLNEVGTRQRERAKFFFEKDGNEGWTPKANAQTHTHACD, from the coding sequence GTGAAACGACTGACCTCCGCTCTTTGCGTCGCGCTGCTGGTGCCCGGCGCGCTGGTTGCCGCGCAGCCCGCGGCGACGCCTCCCGCTGCTCGGCAGGACCCCCCTCCCGCTCCCAAGAAGAAGGACGACGCCGCTCGCGAGGCGGGCCGCGCCGTGGAGGTGAACCCCCACGCTCCCGCCGTCGCGGAAGGCCCTGGCGAGGAGAAGGACAAGGACGCCTGGAAGGTGGATGCCCCCGGGTTCCCCGCGAAGCAGGTGGACATCGACGTCACCGAGGGGACGTGGATGAACCTGGATGTGAGCCCCACCGGGGACGAGCTCGTCTTCGACCTCCTGGGCGACATCTACGTGTTGCCCCTGACGGGGGGCGAGGCGCGCGCGGTGACGTCCGGTGTCGCGTGGGACATGCAGCCGCGCTACAGCCCGGACGGCAAGTCCATCGCCTTCACCAGCGACCGCGGGGGCGGCGACAACATCTGGGTGATGAAGCGCGATGGCTCCGACGCGAAGGCGGTGACGCAGGAGAAGTTCCGCCTGCTCAACAGCCCCGCATGGAGCCCCGACGGTCAGTTCATCGTCGCGCGCAAGCACTTCACCGCGCGGCGCTCGCTGGGGGCGGGCGAGGTGTGGATGTACCACCGCTCCGGCGGTGACGGCGTGCAGCTCACCGAGCGCGCCAATGACCAGAAGGACCTGGGCGAGCCGGCGTTCTCTCCGGATGGCCGCTTCGTCTACTTCAGCCAGGACATCACGCCGGGCAAGACGTTCGAGTACAACAAGGACCCGAACGCGGAAATCTACGCCATCCAGCGGTTGGACCTGGAGACGAAGGAGATTGACCCCTTCGTCAGCGGGCCGGGTGGCTCCATCCGTCCGACGCCTTCGCGGGACGGCAAGCAGTTGGCGTTCATCCGCCGCGTGCGCACCAAGAGCGTGCTGTACGTCGCGGACGTGGCCTCTGGCGCGGAGCGCCCGCTGTACGACGGGCTCGACCGGGACATGCAGGAGACGTGGGCCATCCACGGCGTCTACCCGACGATGGCGTGGACGCGGGACGACAAGGCGATTGTCTTCTGGGCGGGCGGCAAGCTTCAGCGCGTCGACGTGGCGACGAAGAAGGTGACGCCCATTCCCTTCCACGTGAAGGGCACGCGGACGATTTTCGAGGCCGTGCGCACGCCGCGCGCGGTGGCGCCCGAGCGCTTCGACACGAAGATGCTGCGCTGGGTGCAGGTGTCCCCGAAGGCGGACCGCGTGGTGTTCCAGTCGCTGGGCAAGCTCTACGTGAAGGAGCTGCCGAACGGCGCGCCCAGGCGGCTGACGAAGCAGGAGGACCACCTGGAGTTCTATCCGTCGTTCTCCCGCGACGGGCGCTCCATCGTCTACTCGACGTGGGATGACGAGAAGCTGGGCGCGGTCCGCCTGGCGCCGGCCACGGGAGGCGAGGGCAAGGTGCTGACGTCGCGGCCGGGCTACTACGTGGAGCCCGCGCTGAGCCCGGATGGCAAGACGCTGGTGTACCGCGCGACGGGAGATGGCTACCTGATGCCCGGACTGTGGAGCCGGGAGATGGGCCTGTTCGCGCAGCCCGTGTCCGGCGGCGCGGCGCGCAGGCTGGTGCGCGACGGCGCGCAGCCGCACTTCGGTGTGCGCTCGGACCGCGTGTACTTCCTGCACGTGGAGTCGAAGGAGCGGGAGGACGTGCGCTCGCTGAAGAGCGTGGGTCTGGACGGAGGCGAGGAGCGCACGCACCTGACGAGCGCGGAGGCGACGGAGCTGCGCGTGTCTCCGGATGAGCGCTGGGTGGCGTTCCGGGAGAACTTCAACGCGTACATCACCGCGTTCCCCAAGGGCGCGAAGGCGGCCACGGTGGGGCCGGACGCCAAGGCGATGCCGGTGGCGAAGGTGAGCCGGGACGCGGGCGAGTACCTGCACTGGTCCGGCGACAGCAAGAGCCTGCACTGGGCGCTGGGGCCCGAGCTCTTCACGCGCGAGCTGAAGCAGTCCTTCTCCTTCATGGAGGGAGCGCCGGAGAAGCTGCCGGAGGCCCCGAAGAAGGGCGTGGACCTGTCGTTCCAGGTGAAGGCGGACGTGCCCGAGGGCACGGTGGCGCTGGTGGGTGGCCGCGTCATCACGATGAAGGGCGACGAGGTCATCGAGCAGGGCGTGGTGGTGGTGCGGGGCAACCGCATCGTCGCGGTGGGGCCGGTGGGCAAGGTGCAGGTGCCCGCGGGCGCGAAGGTGGTGGACGTGAAGGGCAAGACGCTGATGCCCGGGCTGGTGGACGTGCACTGGCACGGGAGCATGGGCGCGGATGGCCTGATGCCCGAGCAGAGCTGGGTGCACGCGGCCTCGCTCGCCTTCGGCGTGACGACGCTGCATGACCCGTCCAACTCGTCGGAGGAGGTCTTCGCCGCCAGCGAGATGGGCAAGGCGGGCGCGCTCACCGCGCCGCGCATCTTCTCCACGGGCACCATCCTGTACGGCGCGGCGGGCGTCGGATATCGGGCGCCCATCGAGACGCTGGACGACGCGCGCTCGCATCTGCGGCGCATGAAGGCGATGGGGGCCTTCAGCGTGAAGAGCTACAACCAGCCTCGCCGGGACCAGCGGCAGAAGGTGCTCCAGGCGGCGCGGGAGCTGGACATGCTGGTGGTGCCCGAGGGTGGCTCGCTGCTCCAGCACAACCTGACCATGGTGGTGGACGGACACACGGGCGTGGAGCACGCGATTCCCGTGGCGCGCATCTACGCGGACGTCCGGCAGTTGTGGGGCAAGAGCGGCACCGGCTACACGCCGACGCTGGGCGTGGCGTACGGCGGCAACTGGGGTGAGAACTACTGGTACCAGAAGACGAACGTGTGGGAGGACGACCGGCTGCTGTCCTTCGTGCCGCGCCGGGTGGTGGACTCGCGCAGCCGCCGCCGGATGATGGTGCCGGATGACGAGGTGAACCACATCGACGCGGCGAAGGTGGCGCGGGAGCTGAACGACGCCGGCGTGAATGTGCAACTGGGCGCGCATGGCCAGCGCGAGGGCCTGGCGGCGCACTGGGAGCTGTGGATGTTCGGCCAGGGCGGGATGAAGCCGCTCCAGGCGCTGCGCGCGGGCACGCTCGGTGGCGCGCGCTACCTGGGCATGGACAAGGACCTGGGCTCGCTGGAGGAGGGCAAGCTGGCGGACCTCATCGTGCTGGACAAGAACCCGCTGGAGAACCTGGGGAACAGCCGCACCGTGCACTTCACCATGGTGAACGGGCGCCTCTTCGATGCGGCCACGCTGAACGAGGTGGGGACGCGTCAGCGCGAGCGCGCGAAGTTCTTCTTCGAGAAGGACGGCAACGAGGGCTGGACGCCGAAGGCCAACGCCCAGACGCACACGCACGCGTGCGACTGA
- a CDS encoding DUF4142 domain-containing protein translates to MTRRNGWMLAGMLFLGGAAGAQNSAPPQNGTGDSQGMIRAGEADAIDQGEDLRKQALEDQPATGGSGEPDAQAQKWMKEGLLPVPTDEKSFLEILHHGNQMEIQMGQLAQKNGASQDVKDFGARMEREHGKADQKLLTYAKSKGFQLGEPQATTPLAKAMGNTEHALMEELQLRRGPTFDRGYLAVMVGDHDSDIAMVMAGQQQFSHNTELKGMLDETLTMMRQHRQSAYKMLGQETPRQARQAPRGGR, encoded by the coding sequence ATGACTCGACGGAACGGTTGGATGCTGGCGGGCATGCTCTTTCTGGGCGGCGCGGCGGGGGCGCAGAACTCCGCTCCACCCCAGAACGGCACCGGTGACAGCCAGGGCATGATTCGCGCGGGAGAGGCGGACGCCATCGACCAGGGCGAGGACCTCCGCAAGCAAGCGCTCGAGGACCAGCCCGCGACGGGCGGCTCCGGTGAGCCCGATGCGCAGGCGCAGAAGTGGATGAAGGAGGGCCTGCTGCCCGTGCCCACCGACGAGAAGTCCTTCCTGGAGATTCTCCACCATGGCAACCAGATGGAGATTCAGATGGGACAGCTCGCCCAGAAGAACGGCGCGTCCCAGGACGTGAAGGACTTCGGTGCGCGCATGGAGCGCGAGCACGGCAAGGCGGACCAGAAGCTGCTGACGTACGCGAAGTCGAAGGGCTTCCAGTTGGGTGAGCCCCAGGCGACGACGCCGCTCGCCAAGGCCATGGGCAACACGGAGCACGCGCTCATGGAAGAACTCCAGCTGCGGCGTGGCCCCACGTTCGACCGCGGCTACCTGGCCGTCATGGTGGGCGACCACGACTCGGACATCGCCATGGTGATGGCCGGGCAGCAGCAGTTCTCACACAACACCGAGCTGAAGGGGATGCTCGACGAGACGCTGACCATGATGCGGCAGCACCGTCAGAGCGCCTACAAGATGCTGGGCCAGGAGACTCCTCGGCAGGCCCGCCAGGCTCCTCGCGGCGGGCGCTGA
- a CDS encoding protein kinase domain-containing protein yields the protein MDIPPVATHLDACEDCRALVAVVAAEDSMTDVNPHSRGSTSSESRETKPSRDLAHELQREGTRLGPYVLRELLGVGGMGVVYAAEDPRLARRVAVKLLRPVPERLEGESRARLSREAQAMARLSHPNVLPVFELGSSEGRDYLVMEWVEGTTLAGWLREKERSWEEVLETFLAAGAGLAAAHREGLVHRDFKPSNVLVGKDGRARVMDFGLARRWRSGDHAAHAAATTSPTDDIEQTVLTREGAAPGTPAYMSPEQRQGLPVDARSDQFSFCVALYEALHGERPSEARARKSSKVPRHLQAALARGLASEPSARHPSMESLLQALAAPSPAKSRWLGWGTVGLAMLVALAVWTWRGDAPEPAPMGDPETSAFHQEVEAARKVGGNIFFPLVMGEPRTLALSGLSRIAIGQQGLVNIQPVENGLLLTPLASGATHLLVWTRQGERRLYTVSVSGK from the coding sequence ATGGACATCCCCCCGGTGGCCACACACCTGGATGCCTGCGAGGACTGCCGGGCCCTGGTCGCGGTGGTGGCGGCCGAGGACTCCATGACGGACGTGAACCCTCACTCACGAGGGTCCACCTCCTCCGAATCCCGGGAGACGAAGCCCTCGCGAGACCTGGCGCACGAGCTACAGCGCGAGGGGACGCGGCTGGGCCCCTACGTCCTGCGAGAGCTGCTGGGCGTGGGAGGAATGGGTGTGGTGTACGCGGCGGAGGACCCGAGGCTCGCGCGCAGGGTCGCGGTGAAGCTGCTGCGCCCCGTGCCCGAGCGACTGGAGGGCGAGAGCCGCGCGCGACTGTCGCGAGAAGCCCAGGCCATGGCACGCCTGTCCCATCCCAACGTGCTGCCTGTCTTCGAGCTGGGCTCCTCGGAGGGCCGTGACTACCTGGTGATGGAGTGGGTGGAGGGGACAACGCTCGCGGGGTGGCTGCGCGAGAAGGAGCGCTCCTGGGAAGAGGTGTTGGAGACGTTCCTCGCGGCGGGAGCGGGGTTGGCGGCGGCGCATCGCGAGGGACTGGTGCATCGCGACTTCAAGCCCTCCAACGTGCTCGTGGGCAAGGACGGCCGCGCACGAGTGATGGACTTCGGCCTGGCCCGGCGCTGGAGGAGCGGAGACCACGCTGCCCACGCGGCGGCCACCACCTCACCCACGGATGACATTGAGCAGACCGTCCTCACCCGGGAAGGCGCCGCGCCAGGAACCCCCGCGTACATGTCCCCCGAGCAGCGCCAGGGCCTCCCCGTGGACGCACGCAGCGACCAGTTCAGCTTCTGCGTCGCGCTCTACGAAGCGCTCCACGGAGAGCGTCCCTCGGAGGCGCGCGCGAGGAAGTCCTCCAAGGTGCCTCGGCACCTCCAGGCCGCGCTGGCCCGAGGTCTCGCGAGTGAGCCCTCCGCGCGCCATCCCTCGATGGAGTCCCTGCTCCAGGCACTCGCGGCCCCTTCTCCCGCGAAGTCACGGTGGCTGGGATGGGGGACCGTGGGCCTGGCGATGCTCGTGGCACTGGCCGTGTGGACGTGGCGTGGCGACGCGCCGGAGCCCGCGCCCATGGGGGACCCGGAGACCTCGGCCTTCCACCAAGAAGTCGAAGCCGCGAGGAAGGTCGGCGGCAACATCTTCTTCCCGCTGGTGATGGGGGAGCCGCGCACGCTGGCGCTCTCGGGCCTGTCGCGCATCGCCATCGGGCAGCAGGGGTTGGTGAATATTCAGCCCGTGGAGAATGGCCTGTTGCTCACCCCGCTCGCGTCCGGTGCCACCCATCTGCTGGTGTGGACCCGACAGGGAGAGCGGCGCCTCTACACCGTCTCTGTTTCCGGGAAGTGA
- a CDS encoding DoxX family protein, whose protein sequence is MSHPLLRLLVDPRPATPSLSIGLLVLRILSGGLMALHGAGKMVTPFTWMGAEAPVPGFLQFLGAAAEFFGGLAWMVGLATPLASLGVAGTMLVGILIAHIPMDDPFIRLSVMGLTTGPGEPFAGLPTWLVRAGGRSAGGSGSSELATLYTAVSVLLLSAGPGRFSLDTLLSQAREKKTPAVTG, encoded by the coding sequence ATGAGCCACCCCCTCCTCCGCCTCCTCGTCGACCCTCGCCCCGCCACCCCTTCCCTCTCCATCGGCCTGCTCGTCCTGCGCATCCTCAGCGGCGGCCTCATGGCCCTCCACGGCGCGGGCAAGATGGTCACCCCCTTCACCTGGATGGGCGCCGAAGCCCCCGTCCCCGGCTTCCTCCAGTTCCTCGGCGCCGCCGCCGAGTTCTTCGGTGGACTCGCGTGGATGGTCGGCCTGGCCACGCCCCTGGCCTCCCTCGGCGTCGCGGGGACCATGCTCGTGGGCATCCTCATCGCGCACATCCCGATGGATGACCCGTTCATCCGCTTGAGCGTCATGGGCCTCACCACCGGCCCCGGTGAACCGTTCGCCGGTCTGCCCACCTGGCTCGTTCGCGCGGGCGGCCGAAGCGCGGGCGGCTCCGGCTCCTCCGAGCTCGCCACCCTCTACACCGCCGTCTCCGTGCTCCTGCTCAGCGCCGGCCCCGGACGATTCTCGCTCGACACACTGCTGTCCCAGGCTCGGGAGAAGAAGACTCCCGCCGTCACCGGGTGA
- a CDS encoding TetR/AcrR family transcriptional regulator encodes MGRPKTFDEDAVLDRAIDQFWTTGYHAVSVRDLETSTGVLKGSLYATFGDKRALFLASLRRYADQSVVDIHALLAKGATPRAGLEHYLRVRGKECIGPTRTRGCFLANTAAEVAPHDPEVRAVVGQSFAKLADALEPTLREAQKQGLVSRRHDAHALAAHLVVLVQGMSIVGKTEPDSSLIRSSLRFALSLLEPDPPETSP; translated from the coding sequence ATGGGCAGACCCAAGACTTTCGATGAGGACGCGGTCCTGGACCGTGCCATCGACCAGTTCTGGACGACCGGCTACCACGCCGTGTCCGTCCGGGACCTCGAGACCAGCACCGGCGTCCTCAAGGGCAGCCTCTACGCCACCTTCGGCGACAAGCGCGCCCTCTTCCTCGCCTCGCTGCGCCGGTACGCGGACCAGAGCGTCGTCGATATCCACGCACTGCTCGCCAAGGGCGCAACACCTCGCGCCGGCCTCGAGCACTACCTGCGCGTGCGCGGCAAGGAATGCATCGGCCCCACTCGCACCCGCGGCTGCTTCCTCGCCAACACCGCCGCCGAGGTCGCCCCCCATGACCCGGAGGTCCGCGCCGTCGTGGGCCAGTCCTTCGCCAAGCTCGCCGATGCCCTCGAGCCCACCCTCCGCGAGGCCCAGAAACAAGGCCTCGTCAGCCGCCGCCACGACGCCCACGCGCTCGCCGCCCACCTCGTCGTGCTCGTCCAGGGAATGTCCATCGTCGGCAAGACAGAGCCCGACTCCTCCCTCATCCGCTCCTCCCTCCGCTTCGCCCTCTCCCTGTTGGAACCCGACCCCCCCGAGACCTCACCATGA
- a CDS encoding PaaI family thioesterase, translating to MERCSLFYTDIVPHNHALGLKLLDIGPAEAVVELPYADFLVGNPETGVIAGGAVTTLIDAACGSAVILRFGRFLPLVTLDLRIDYLRPARPGTSLTAVAECYRATRQVAFVRALVHQGDKSNPVASAQGTFMRLEE from the coding sequence ATGGAACGCTGCTCCCTGTTCTACACGGACATCGTTCCCCACAACCACGCGCTGGGGCTGAAGCTCCTGGACATCGGCCCCGCGGAGGCCGTCGTCGAGCTGCCCTACGCGGACTTCCTCGTGGGCAACCCGGAGACGGGCGTCATCGCGGGCGGCGCGGTGACGACGCTCATCGACGCGGCGTGTGGCTCCGCCGTCATCCTCCGGTTCGGCCGCTTCCTGCCCCTGGTGACGCTGGACTTGCGCATCGACTACCTGCGCCCCGCCCGCCCCGGCACCTCGCTCACCGCCGTGGCCGAGTGCTACCGCGCCACGCGCCAGGTCGCCTTCGTTCGCGCGCTCGTGCATCAGGGTGACAAGAGCAACCCGGTGGCCTCCGCGCAGGGCACCTTCATGCGGCTGGAGGAGTGA
- a CDS encoding serine/threonine-protein kinase: MSLAQGALSSAKAVGLAAHLESCESCRALVGESTLPDLDSDPGEEEATTRRLSVPPPKQEPGISALAFPKGTRLGPYVLGEMLGLGGMGVVYVAEDTRLGRKVALKLLRPARKGVEEERRGRLLREAQAMARVSHPNVLPVFELGSAEGRDYLAMEWVEGTTLAGWLREKEHSWEEVLEKFLAAGAGLAAAHREGLVHRDFKPANVLVGKDGRVRVTDFGLVRRWRAEANPLDETELILTRVGTTLGTPAYMSPEQRRGRRVDARSDQYSFCVALYEALHGERPAQQKVDDAQPSQTPHPRPARGRLPEQVVSALSRGLSHQPAARFTSMEPLLQALSRSHTSREWRWLGVAALLLVLLGGGLGLVFWSRAHGARQGPEDSGASELVDLIELHRGKPHDLLVSGTPRVSVDDPRLMTAEVVPGRLQLEGLEPGVTRMTLSFPDGTERVYTVSIE; this comes from the coding sequence ATGAGCCTTGCGCAGGGGGCGTTGTCCTCCGCGAAGGCGGTGGGGTTGGCGGCGCATCTGGAGTCGTGTGAGAGCTGCCGCGCGCTCGTGGGAGAGAGCACGCTGCCGGACCTGGACTCGGACCCGGGCGAGGAGGAGGCCACCACGCGTCGGCTCTCCGTGCCGCCTCCGAAGCAGGAGCCCGGCATCTCGGCCCTGGCCTTTCCGAAGGGGACGCGGCTGGGCCCCTATGTGCTGGGAGAGATGTTGGGTCTGGGCGGCATGGGCGTCGTGTACGTGGCCGAGGACACGCGGCTGGGCCGGAAGGTGGCGCTGAAGCTGTTGCGTCCCGCCCGCAAGGGAGTGGAGGAGGAGCGCCGGGGCCGTCTGTTGCGCGAGGCGCAGGCGATGGCGCGGGTGTCCCATCCCAACGTGCTGCCTGTCTTCGAGCTGGGCTCGGCGGAGGGGCGCGACTACCTGGCGATGGAGTGGGTGGAGGGGACGACGCTCGCGGGGTGGCTGCGCGAGAAGGAGCACTCCTGGGAAGAGGTGCTGGAGAAGTTCCTCGCGGCGGGTGCGGGGTTGGCGGCGGCGCATCGCGAGGGACTGGTGCACCGCGACTTCAAGCCCGCAAACGTCCTGGTGGGCAAGGACGGGCGCGTGCGGGTCACCGACTTCGGGCTCGTCCGGCGGTGGCGGGCCGAAGCCAATCCACTCGATGAGACGGAGCTGATTCTCACGCGGGTGGGCACCACGCTGGGCACGCCCGCGTACATGTCTCCCGAGCAGCGCCGGGGACGGCGGGTGGACGCGAGGAGCGACCAGTACAGCTTCTGCGTCGCGCTGTATGAAGCCCTGCATGGCGAGCGTCCCGCCCAGCAGAAGGTGGACGACGCTCAACCCTCGCAGACGCCTCACCCGCGGCCAGCCAGGGGCCGGCTGCCGGAGCAGGTGGTGAGCGCGTTGTCGCGGGGCCTGTCGCATCAGCCGGCGGCGCGCTTCACCTCCATGGAGCCGTTGCTGCAGGCGCTCTCTCGTTCCCACACCTCGCGCGAGTGGAGATGGCTGGGCGTGGCGGCGTTGCTGCTCGTGCTGTTGGGTGGAGGGCTCGGCCTGGTGTTCTGGAGCCGGGCCCACGGCGCGCGGCAGGGGCCCGAGGACAGCGGCGCCTCGGAGCTCGTGGACCTCATCGAGCTGCACCGAGGCAAGCCGCACGACTTGCTGGTCTCGGGCACCCCGCGCGTCTCCGTGGATGACCCTCGCCTCATGACGGCGGAGGTGGTGCCCGGCCGGCTCCAGCTCGAGGGGCTGGAGCCTGGAGTGACTCGCATGACGCTGTCGTTCCCGGACGGGACGGAGCGCGTCTATACGGTGTCCATCGAGTAG
- a CDS encoding pilus assembly protein N-terminal domain-containing protein — protein sequence MRNGLKGLALVASMLVGTSALAEERIELKVGEHHVLTVTGMNKVALGDINTAEVKTLGGGKLDIEGKEAGTTKLLVWSAGGKRQEFTVVVTQEGAKAAGETK from the coding sequence ATGAGGAACGGACTGAAGGGACTTGCCCTGGTGGCGTCGATGCTGGTGGGAACGAGCGCCCTGGCGGAGGAGCGCATCGAGCTGAAGGTGGGGGAGCACCATGTGCTCACCGTGACGGGGATGAACAAGGTGGCGCTGGGGGACATCAACACGGCGGAGGTGAAGACGTTGGGCGGGGGCAAGCTCGACATCGAGGGCAAGGAGGCGGGGACCACCAAGCTGTTGGTGTGGAGCGCGGGCGGCAAGCGGCAGGAGTTCACCGTGGTGGTGACTCAAGAAGGCGCGAAGGCCGCGGGCGAGACGAAGTAG
- a CDS encoding PaaI family thioesterase, translated as MSDTQPSPTLAELVLQVRKTREYGRLTDAIPYARFMGIGVEHLAGEMLCRMTYTPKLIGNSFLPALHGGTLGALLECSAIFELLLQTETQRVPKVISLTVDFLRSGKAQDTFARAFITRQGRRVANVRVEAWQDDRTRPIASANALFLLSEP; from the coding sequence ATGAGCGACACGCAACCTTCCCCCACGCTCGCCGAACTGGTCCTCCAGGTGCGCAAGACGCGCGAGTACGGCCGCCTCACCGACGCCATCCCCTACGCGCGCTTCATGGGCATCGGCGTGGAGCACCTGGCTGGAGAGATGCTCTGCCGGATGACGTACACACCCAAGCTCATCGGCAACAGCTTCCTGCCCGCGCTGCACGGCGGCACGCTGGGCGCGCTCCTGGAGTGCTCCGCCATCTTCGAGCTGCTGCTCCAGACGGAGACCCAGCGCGTCCCCAAGGTCATCTCCCTCACGGTGGACTTCCTTCGCTCCGGCAAGGCCCAGGACACCTTCGCGCGCGCCTTCATCACGCGACAGGGACGCCGCGTCGCCAACGTCCGCGTCGAGGCCTGGCAGGACGACCGCACCCGCCCCATCGCCAGCGCGAACGCCCTGTTCCTGCTCTCGGAGCCCTGA
- a CDS encoding deoxyhypusine synthase family protein, with translation MATSELPVLEFVLANYKNFNARATRDALLSYWEHLSKGGRMFWSVAGAMSSAQLGITLAPAIRAGLIHGFSVTGANIEESLFRLVAHHSYKDFPEYRYLTKQDDTRILENRMRRVTDTSIPEDEAFRAVEKFIVPMWKNASEKGERRFWHEYFYEVIQALEPSAYEGDPEACWLLAAARANLPIVVPGYEDSTFGNIFASYVKTGDCKASVVKSGIEYMADFYDRYETLSQGEGVGFFQIGGGIAGDFPICVVPSIKYDLQKPVKPWAYFCQISDSTTSYGSYSGATPNEKITWDKLTETTPMFVIESDATIVAPLVLNALLECKSAPEKANALIAKYMK, from the coding sequence ATGGCCACATCTGAACTTCCCGTCCTGGAGTTCGTCCTCGCGAACTACAAGAACTTCAACGCGCGCGCGACTCGCGATGCGCTCCTGTCGTACTGGGAGCATCTCTCGAAGGGCGGCCGCATGTTCTGGAGCGTCGCGGGCGCGATGTCTTCGGCGCAGTTGGGCATCACCCTCGCGCCCGCCATCCGCGCGGGGCTGATTCACGGCTTCTCCGTCACGGGCGCCAACATCGAGGAGTCGCTCTTCCGGCTGGTGGCGCACCACTCGTACAAGGACTTCCCCGAGTACCGCTACCTCACCAAGCAGGACGACACGCGCATCCTGGAGAACCGGATGCGCCGGGTGACGGACACGAGCATCCCGGAGGACGAGGCGTTCCGCGCGGTGGAGAAGTTCATCGTCCCCATGTGGAAGAACGCGAGCGAGAAGGGCGAGCGCCGCTTCTGGCACGAGTACTTCTACGAGGTCATCCAGGCGCTGGAGCCCTCGGCGTACGAGGGTGACCCGGAGGCGTGCTGGCTGCTCGCGGCGGCCCGGGCGAACCTGCCCATCGTGGTGCCGGGGTACGAGGACTCGACGTTCGGCAACATCTTCGCGTCGTATGTGAAGACGGGCGACTGCAAGGCGAGCGTCGTCAAGTCGGGCATCGAGTACATGGCGGACTTCTACGACCGCTACGAGACGCTCTCCCAGGGTGAGGGCGTGGGCTTCTTCCAGATTGGCGGCGGCATCGCCGGTGACTTCCCCATCTGCGTGGTGCCCTCCATCAAGTACGACCTGCAGAAGCCCGTGAAGCCGTGGGCGTACTTCTGCCAGATCAGCGACTCGACGACGTCCTACGGCTCGTACTCGGGCGCGACGCCGAACGAGAAGATTACGTGGGACAAGCTGACGGAGACGACGCCGATGTTCGTCATCGAGTCGGACGCCACCATCGTCGCCCCGCTGGTGCTGAACGCGCTGCTGGAGTGCAAGAGCGCGCCGGAGAAGGCGAACGCGCTCATCGCGAAGTACATGAAGTAG